One Flavobacterium sp. 90 DNA segment encodes these proteins:
- a CDS encoding GH92 family glycosyl hydrolase: MKLNKIIFCAAFLSSIILGAQTTEKITSHVNPFIGTGAAHGSPLSGNNYPGATVPFGMVQLSPDTRNTPDWSVASGYNYNDTTIAGFSHTHLSGTGVAELFDVMLMPFSGAIVKEEAGQNAYQSKFSHEKESAKPGYYSVELLDYQIKAELTATIHAGFHKYSFPKNKEAHIIIDLDHSMKKSDWNTRIIASQLSFPNDHTIEGYRVITGWAPMRKVFFHAEFSQPIIRNHVTDGGNIYDNAKIVNGNAIRAILDFDTSNQQEILVKVGISATSIENARLNVQAEIPDWNFNAIVNAADSIWEKELNKIKIDGTPEQKQIFYTALYHTFIQPNTLSDVSGDYPAADFTTRNSSKPYYSTFSLWDTYRGAHPLYTILQPERSVDFVNSMLAYYKVFGYLPIWQLWGQENYCMIGNHAIPVVVDAVLKNLQGIDAEAAFEAVKNSATREHPGSPFGIWEKYGYIPENLKSQSVSLTLEMAYDDWCVAELAKKIGKTDDYNHFTKRSQFYRNLYDKQIGFFRAKDDKGNWISPFDPLKYGANGGYPFTEGNGWQYFWYVPQDVKGLINLVGGDNAFTKKLDTFFTLEDKPEEVNDNASGFIGQYAHGNEPSHHIAYLYNYGGQPWKTQQYVSEILKKMYNTTSSGYSGNDDCGELSAWYIFSAMGFYPVNPASGIYVIGSPLLKEASIELKDGKIFKVIAKNVSDKNIYIQSAKLNGKKYSKTFINLADIDNGGVLEFIMGSKPNKKWGTELEDRPIK; encoded by the coding sequence ATGAAACTCAATAAAATAATATTTTGTGCTGCATTTCTAAGCTCAATAATTTTAGGAGCACAAACAACAGAAAAAATAACGTCACATGTAAACCCGTTTATCGGAACAGGAGCAGCACACGGTTCGCCGCTTTCGGGAAATAATTATCCAGGAGCGACAGTTCCGTTTGGGATGGTGCAATTGAGTCCTGATACAAGAAATACACCTGATTGGAGCGTTGCCAGCGGTTATAACTATAACGACACTACAATTGCAGGTTTCAGTCACACCCATTTAAGCGGAACCGGAGTAGCCGAATTATTCGATGTTATGTTGATGCCCTTTAGTGGCGCAATAGTCAAGGAAGAAGCCGGACAAAATGCGTATCAGTCTAAATTTTCTCATGAAAAAGAATCGGCTAAACCTGGTTATTATAGTGTAGAATTATTAGATTATCAGATAAAAGCAGAACTTACGGCAACTATACACGCAGGTTTTCATAAATATAGTTTTCCTAAAAATAAAGAAGCTCATATCATAATCGATTTAGATCATTCGATGAAAAAGTCCGATTGGAATACACGTATTATCGCATCTCAACTTTCATTTCCTAATGATCATACTATCGAAGGTTATCGCGTTATCACAGGTTGGGCTCCAATGCGAAAAGTGTTTTTTCACGCTGAATTTTCACAGCCTATAATCCGTAATCATGTTACAGATGGCGGAAATATTTATGACAATGCTAAAATAGTCAACGGAAATGCAATTCGAGCAATTTTAGATTTTGATACTTCAAACCAACAAGAAATTTTGGTAAAAGTAGGAATCTCAGCTACGAGTATCGAAAATGCACGATTGAATGTTCAGGCTGAAATTCCTGATTGGAATTTTAATGCAATCGTAAACGCTGCGGATTCAATTTGGGAAAAAGAACTCAATAAAATAAAAATTGACGGAACACCGGAGCAAAAGCAAATTTTCTACACCGCTTTATATCATACGTTCATTCAACCGAATACTTTATCAGATGTTAGCGGAGATTATCCAGCTGCCGATTTTACGACCAGAAATTCATCTAAACCTTATTATTCAACATTTTCTTTATGGGATACCTATCGTGGTGCGCATCCTTTATACACGATTTTACAGCCGGAACGTTCAGTTGATTTTGTAAATAGTATGTTGGCGTATTATAAAGTCTTTGGTTATTTACCAATCTGGCAATTATGGGGACAAGAAAATTATTGTATGATTGGCAATCATGCCATTCCGGTTGTGGTTGACGCTGTGCTTAAAAATCTACAAGGAATTGATGCTGAAGCAGCGTTCGAAGCCGTAAAGAATTCAGCAACACGTGAACATCCGGGATCTCCATTTGGCATTTGGGAAAAGTACGGTTATATTCCGGAGAATCTAAAATCCCAATCGGTTTCTTTGACGTTAGAAATGGCTTATGATGATTGGTGTGTAGCCGAATTAGCCAAGAAAATTGGCAAAACAGATGATTACAATCATTTTACGAAACGTTCTCAATTTTATAGAAATCTATACGACAAACAAATAGGATTCTTCAGAGCTAAAGATGATAAAGGCAATTGGATTAGTCCCTTCGATCCATTAAAATACGGCGCAAATGGTGGATATCCGTTTACAGAAGGCAACGGCTGGCAATACTTTTGGTACGTTCCGCAAGATGTAAAAGGGCTTATAAATTTAGTTGGCGGAGATAATGCTTTCACCAAAAAACTGGATACTTTTTTCACTTTAGAAGACAAACCTGAAGAAGTAAACGACAACGCTTCAGGTTTCATTGGACAATATGCACACGGAAATGAACCAAGTCATCATATTGCATATTTGTACAATTACGGTGGACAACCTTGGAAAACCCAACAATACGTTTCAGAGATTTTGAAGAAAATGTATAATACGACTTCATCCGGTTATTCCGGAAATGATGATTGCGGAGAGCTTTCGGCGTGGTATATTTTTAGTGCAATGGGATTTTATCCTGTTAATCCTGCAAGTGGGATTTATGTTATTGGATCGCCATTATTAAAAGAAGCTTCTATTGAATTAAAAGACGGAAAGATTTTTAAAGTTATAGCAAAGAACGTTTCTGATAAAAATATTTATATCCAAAGCGCCAAATTAAACGGTAAAAAGTATAGTAAAACCTTTATTAATCTAGCTGATATTGATAATGGCGGAGTTTTAGAATTTATTATGGGATCAAAACCAAATAAAAAATGGGGAACAGAATTAGAGGATAGACCAATTAAATAA
- the gldM gene encoding gliding motility protein GldM, which produces MAGGKLTPRQKMINLMYLVFIAMLAMNMSKEVLSAFGLMNEKFESANTSSEQTNDDLLKSLDQKASEAKGEYAAEAIIAHKVKTISKEFYTYIGSLKGDILKGFETDKETGKLPYESMDKGDTIDNWFTGEGYTTKGNDIISHIEKYKAAMKSALSDKKYAVILAEIEKKFDISDVANKEGLKDKYLAYHFKGFPAVASLAKLSAWQNDVQKAESDVYSAALGKAAVAEASYSKFQAIVVLDKNAYFQGEKVTGKVVLGKYDPNAQFSDFKGPGKLVNGQALLEMTAGGVGEQKIGGSFNFVENGKPINLPFNGTYVVVPRPNSATISADKMNVVYRGVVNPISVSFAGVADNKVVASAPGLSSAGKAGKYNMSPGSGTETTISVTGTLPNGDQVTDKKTFRIKGIPGPTGTIRGEMGIVKGPRSNLEIATIGANLLDFDFEVGLEVIGFNLKIAGQPTVVVSGNKLNAQCKQVLSRAGKGDQVTISEIKTKLAGAGSYLLPRTAPVIYEIL; this is translated from the coding sequence ATGGCAGGAGGAAAATTAACCCCTAGACAAAAGATGATTAACCTGATGTATCTGGTTTTCATCGCAATGTTAGCAATGAATATGTCAAAAGAAGTTTTATCTGCTTTTGGCTTAATGAATGAAAAATTTGAAAGTGCTAATACCTCTTCAGAGCAAACAAATGATGATTTATTGAAATCTTTAGATCAAAAAGCATCTGAAGCAAAAGGTGAATACGCTGCTGAGGCAATTATTGCACATAAAGTTAAAACAATTTCAAAAGAATTTTATACGTATATCGGTTCTCTAAAAGGCGATATTTTAAAAGGATTTGAAACTGACAAAGAAACTGGTAAATTACCTTATGAGTCTATGGACAAAGGTGATACTATCGACAACTGGTTTACAGGAGAAGGTTATACTACAAAAGGAAATGATATCATTTCTCATATTGAAAAGTATAAAGCAGCTATGAAATCTGCATTATCAGATAAAAAATATGCTGTAATTTTAGCTGAAATTGAAAAGAAATTTGATATTTCAGATGTTGCAAACAAAGAAGGTTTAAAAGATAAATATTTAGCGTATCATTTTAAAGGTTTCCCGGCTGTTGCTTCATTGGCTAAACTTTCGGCTTGGCAAAATGACGTTCAAAAAGCAGAATCTGATGTCTACAGTGCTGCATTAGGGAAAGCTGCAGTAGCAGAAGCTTCTTATAGTAAATTTCAAGCAATTGTTGTTTTAGATAAAAATGCTTATTTCCAAGGAGAAAAAGTTACTGGTAAAGTAGTTTTGGGTAAATACGATCCTAATGCTCAATTTAGTGACTTTAAAGGTCCTGGTAAATTAGTAAATGGTCAAGCTTTACTAGAGATGACAGCTGGTGGCGTTGGAGAGCAAAAAATTGGAGGTTCTTTCAATTTTGTTGAAAATGGTAAACCAATTAATCTTCCTTTTAATGGAACTTACGTTGTTGTACCAAGACCAAATTCAGCTACAATTTCCGCAGACAAAATGAATGTTGTTTATAGAGGTGTTGTTAACCCAATCTCTGTATCATTTGCCGGTGTTGCTGATAATAAAGTCGTTGCAAGTGCTCCGGGATTATCTTCAGCTGGTAAAGCAGGTAAATATAATATGAGTCCAGGTTCAGGTACCGAAACTACTATTTCTGTAACTGGTACATTGCCAAACGGAGATCAAGTTACAGATAAGAAAACATTTAGAATTAAAGGTATTCCCGGACCAACAGGAACAATTAGAGGTGAAATGGGTATCGTTAAAGGTCCTAGATCTAACTTAGAAATTGCTACGATTGGTGCTAATTTACTTGATTTTGATTTTGAAGTTGGTTTAGAAGTCATTGGATTTAACTTAAAAATTGCCGGACAGCCTACAGTTGTTGTTAGCGGGAACAAATTAAATGCACAATGCAAACAAGTTCTTTCAAGAGCAGGAAAAGGAGATCAGGTTACTATTTCTGAAATTAAAACTAAACTTGCAGGAGCAGGCAGCTATTTATTACCAAGAACTGCTCCTGTAATTTACGAAATACTATAA
- the gldL gene encoding gliding motility protein GldL yields the protein MALLSKKAMNFAYGMGAAVVIIGALFKITHFEIGPLTGTLMLSVGLVTEALIFALSAFEPVDHELDWTLVYPELANGQARKKADKVENSSDAQGLLSQKLDTMLREAKIDGELMSSLGNSIKNFEGAAKAISPTVDSIAGQKKYAEEMSMAAAQMESLNSLYKIQLESASRNAQANSEIAENASKLKEQMQSMTANIASLNSVYGGMLSAMNNKG from the coding sequence ATGGCATTATTAAGTAAAAAAGCAATGAATTTCGCTTATGGTATGGGAGCGGCAGTAGTAATTATTGGAGCATTATTCAAAATTACTCACTTCGAAATTGGACCATTAACAGGTACATTGATGCTTTCTGTGGGATTAGTAACTGAGGCGTTAATCTTTGCTCTTTCTGCTTTCGAACCAGTAGATCATGAATTAGACTGGACTCTTGTTTACCCGGAATTAGCTAATGGTCAAGCTAGAAAAAAAGCTGACAAAGTTGAAAATTCATCTGATGCTCAAGGATTGTTGTCTCAAAAATTAGACACGATGTTGAGAGAAGCTAAAATTGACGGTGAATTAATGTCAAGTTTAGGAAACTCTATCAAAAATTTCGAAGGAGCTGCAAAAGCAATTTCTCCAACAGTAGATTCTATCGCAGGACAAAAGAAATACGCTGAAGAAATGTCTATGGCTGCTGCGCAAATGGAATCATTAAACAGCTTATACAAAATACAATTAGAAAGTGCTTCAAGAAATGCACAAGCAAACAGCGAAATTGCTGAAAATGCTTCTAAATTAAAAGAACAAATGCAATCAATGACTGCAAACATTGCTTCCTTGAACAGTGTTTATGGTGGTATGCTTTCTGCAATGAATAACAAAGGATAA